A stretch of Arachis hypogaea cultivar Tifrunner chromosome 15, arahy.Tifrunner.gnm2.J5K5, whole genome shotgun sequence DNA encodes these proteins:
- the LOC112747436 gene encoding homeobox-leucine zipper protein HDG5-like isoform X4, which produces MYGDCQVMSTMGGNVVVNSSETLFSSPIQNNSFTFMPTMHFHHSFPTMEEDGILRGKEEIMESGSGSEQVEDKSGNEQETDQQQPQNKKKRYHRHTARQIHEMEALFKECQHPDDKQRLKLSHELGLKPRQVKFWFQNRRTQMKAQQDRAENVILRAENETLKNENYRLQASLRSVICPNCGGPGIMGADLGLDEQQLRIENARLREELERVCCLTSRYSGRPIQTMAPAPALMAPSLDLDMNIYPRHYVDPTIPPCTEMIPVPMLPPEASQFPEGGLLMEEEKSLAMDLAASSMAELVKMCHANEPLWIRGCDGDREVLNFEEHGRLFPWPLNLKHRTEASRDTAVVIMNSVTLVDAFLDANKWMELFPTIVSRAKTVQIISSNASGHASGSLQLMYAEFQVLSPLVSTRETHFLRYCQHNAEEGTWGIVDFPIDSFQQNLHPSYPRYCRRPSGCLIQDMPNGYSRVTWIEHAEVEEKPVHQIFSNYVYSGMAFGAQRWLGVLQRQCERVASLMARNISDLGVIHSPEARKNLMKLAQRMIRTFSLNMSTSSGQSWTAISDSPEDTVRITTRKITEPGQPNGVILGAVSTTWLPYSHTKVFDLLRDERHRSQMDALSNGNSLNEVAHIANGSHPGNCISLLRINVASNSSQNVELMLQESCTDQSGSVVVYTTIAVDSIQVAMSGEDPSCIALLPQGFIITPMPPSSNNSSSSEALINEHGCLLTVGLQILASTIPSAKLNLSSVTSITNHLCSTVHQIEASLCNTANNEPTTTTAPPKTVN; this is translated from the exons aTGTATGGGGATTGCCAAGTAATGTCTACAATGGGAGGCAACGTAGTTGTAAACTCATCAGAAACACTTTTCTCTTCTCCGATCCAAAACAACAGCTTCACCTTCATGCCTACCATGCATTTTCATCACTCTTTTCCCACCATG GAAGAAGACGGGATCTTGAGAGGGAAGGAAGAGATCATGGAGAGCGGTTCAGGGAGCGAACAAGTTGAAGACAAGTCAGGGAATGAGCAAGAGACTGATCAACAACAGCCTCAGAATAAGAAGAAACGTTACCACAGGCACACTGCACGCCAGATCCATGAGATGGAAGC tttgTTCAAGGAATGTCAACACCCGGATGATAAGCAACGGCTGAAACTTAGCCATGAACTCGGCCTTAAACCGCGCCAGGTTAAGTTCTGGTTCCAGAACCGCCGAACGCAGATGAAG GCACAACAAGATCGAGCTGAAAATGTGATTCTAAGAGCGGAGAATGAGACTCTAAAGAATGAGAATTATCGTCTACAAGCATCACTGCGTAGTGTTATATGTCCCAATTGTGGTGGTCCAGGAATAATGGGAGCTGATCTTGGCTTGGATGAACAACAACTTCGCATTGAAAATGCCAGGTTAAGAGAGGAG TTGGAACGTGTGTGCTGCCTGACATCAAGATACAGCGGGCGTCCAATCCAAACAATGGCACCAGCACCAGCACTGATGGCCCCATCACTGGACTTGGACATGAACATCTACCCAAGGCACTACGTTGATCCCACCATTCCCCCGTGCACCGAGATGATTCCTGTTCCAATGCTTCCCCCGGAAGCTTCTCAGTTCCCGGAGGGCGGTCTCTTAATGGAAGAGGAGAAGTCTCTGGCCATGGACCTTGCCGCCTCTTCCATGGCCGAGCTTGTCAAGATGTGCCATGCTAACGAGCCGCTTTGGATCCGTGGCTGCGACGGCGATAGGGAAGTTCTTAACTTTGAGGAGCACGGCAGGCTGTTCCCGTGGCCGTTGAATCTCAAGCACCGGACTGAAGCTAGCCGTGACACCGCTGTTGTCATCATGAATAGTGTCACTCTTGTTGATGCCTTCCTCGATGCT AACAAGTGGATGGAACTGTTTCCCACAATTGTTTCTAGAGCAAAAACGGTGCAAATAATATCTTCAAATGCTTCTGGCCATGCAAGCGGGTCTCTGCAGCTG ATGTATGCGGAATTCCAAGTTCTTTCTCCATTGGTATCGACTCGTGAGACTCATTTCCTTCGGTACTGTCAACATAACGCTGAGGAGGGAACGTGGGGCATTGTTGACTTCCCAATCGATAGCTTTCAGCAGAACCTGCACCCTTCTTATCCCAGATACTGCAGGCGACCCTCTGGCTGTCTCATTCAAGATATGCCAAATGGATATTCAAGGGTAACATGGATTGAGCATgcagaagtagaagagaaacccGTGCATCAGATATTCAGCAACTATGTTTACAGTGGTATGGCTTTTGGTGCACAGCGGTGGTTGGGTGTTTTGCAGAGACAATGTGAGAGGGTTGCAAGCCTCATGGCCAGAAACATTTCAGATCTTGGAGTGATACACTCACCAGAAGCTAGAAAGAACTTGATGAAACTTGCACAGAGGATGATACGAACGTTCAGCCTCAACATGAGCACGTCAAGTGGTCAATCATGGACTGCAATATCAGATTCCCCTGAAGATACCGTTAGAATCACCACCAGGAAGATCACAGAGCCTGGTCAACCCAACGGTGTCATTCTGGGTGCTGTTTCAACCACTTGGCTTCCCTATTCCCACACCAAGGTCTTCGATCTGTTACGCGATGAACGCCACAGATCTCAGATGGATGCTCTTTCCAATGGGAATTCACTCAATGAAGTTGCTCACATTGCAAATGGTTCCCATCCAGGAAACTGCATTTCCCTTCTCCGCATCAAT GTTGCGAGCAACTCATCGCAGAACGTGGAGCTAATGCTGCAAGAGAGCTGTACGGACCAATCAGGGAGTGTGGTGGTGTACACTACCATTGCTGTGGACTCCATTCAGGTAGCCATGAGCGGAGAGGATCCTTCATGCATTGCGCTTCTCCCACAAGGCTTCATTATAACGCCAATGCCGCCATCAAGCAACAACTCATCCTCTTCTGAAGCTCTTATCAATGAACATGGCTGCCTCCTCACCGTTGGCCTCCAGATTCTAGCTAGCACCATTCCCTCCGCCAAGCTCAACCTGTCCAGCGTCACCTCCATCACCAACCACCTCTGCAGCACCGTGCACCAGATCGAAGCCTCTCTTTGCAACACCGCCAACAATGAGCCaaccaccaccactgcacctcccaAAACAGTGAACTAA
- the LOC112747436 gene encoding homeobox-leucine zipper protein HDG5-like isoform X2, with product MRMSRLPPLKKLFLLNIKRKKEEAARMYGDCQVMSTMGGNVVVNSSETLFSSPIQNNSFTFMPTMHFHHSFPTMKEEDGILRGKEEIMESGSGSEQVEDKSGNEQETDQQQPQNKKKRYHRHTARQIHEMEALFKECQHPDDKQRLKLSHELGLKPRQVKFWFQNRRTQMKAQQDRAENVILRAENETLKNENYRLQASLRSVICPNCGGPGIMGADLGLDEQQLRIENARLREELERVCCLTSRYSGRPIQTMAPAPALMAPSLDLDMNIYPRHYVDPTIPPCTEMIPVPMLPPEASQFPEGGLLMEEEKSLAMDLAASSMAELVKMCHANEPLWIRGCDGDREVLNFEEHGRLFPWPLNLKHRTEASRDTAVVIMNSVTLVDAFLDANKWMELFPTIVSRAKTVQIISSNASGHASGSLQLMYAEFQVLSPLVSTRETHFLRYCQHNAEEGTWGIVDFPIDSFQQNLHPSYPRYCRRPSGCLIQDMPNGYSRVTWIEHAEVEEKPVHQIFSNYVYSGMAFGAQRWLGVLQRQCERVASLMARNISDLGVIHSPEARKNLMKLAQRMIRTFSLNMSTSSGQSWTAISDSPEDTVRITTRKITEPGQPNGVILGAVSTTWLPYSHTKVFDLLRDERHRSQMDALSNGNSLNEVAHIANGSHPGNCISLLRINVASNSSQNVELMLQESCTDQSGSVVVYTTIAVDSIQVAMSGEDPSCIALLPQGFIITPMPPSSNNSSSSEALINEHGCLLTVGLQILASTIPSAKLNLSSVTSITNHLCSTVHQIEASLCNTANNEPTTTTAPPKTVN from the exons ATGAGAATGTCCC GTTTGCCTCCACTGAAGAAACTTTTTCTCCTCaacataaaaagaaagaaagaagaagcagcaagaaTGTATGGGGATTGCCAAGTAATGTCTACAATGGGAGGCAACGTAGTTGTAAACTCATCAGAAACACTTTTCTCTTCTCCGATCCAAAACAACAGCTTCACCTTCATGCCTACCATGCATTTTCATCACTCTTTTCCCACCATG AAGGAAGAAGACGGGATCTTGAGAGGGAAGGAAGAGATCATGGAGAGCGGTTCAGGGAGCGAACAAGTTGAAGACAAGTCAGGGAATGAGCAAGAGACTGATCAACAACAGCCTCAGAATAAGAAGAAACGTTACCACAGGCACACTGCACGCCAGATCCATGAGATGGAAGC tttgTTCAAGGAATGTCAACACCCGGATGATAAGCAACGGCTGAAACTTAGCCATGAACTCGGCCTTAAACCGCGCCAGGTTAAGTTCTGGTTCCAGAACCGCCGAACGCAGATGAAG GCACAACAAGATCGAGCTGAAAATGTGATTCTAAGAGCGGAGAATGAGACTCTAAAGAATGAGAATTATCGTCTACAAGCATCACTGCGTAGTGTTATATGTCCCAATTGTGGTGGTCCAGGAATAATGGGAGCTGATCTTGGCTTGGATGAACAACAACTTCGCATTGAAAATGCCAGGTTAAGAGAGGAG TTGGAACGTGTGTGCTGCCTGACATCAAGATACAGCGGGCGTCCAATCCAAACAATGGCACCAGCACCAGCACTGATGGCCCCATCACTGGACTTGGACATGAACATCTACCCAAGGCACTACGTTGATCCCACCATTCCCCCGTGCACCGAGATGATTCCTGTTCCAATGCTTCCCCCGGAAGCTTCTCAGTTCCCGGAGGGCGGTCTCTTAATGGAAGAGGAGAAGTCTCTGGCCATGGACCTTGCCGCCTCTTCCATGGCCGAGCTTGTCAAGATGTGCCATGCTAACGAGCCGCTTTGGATCCGTGGCTGCGACGGCGATAGGGAAGTTCTTAACTTTGAGGAGCACGGCAGGCTGTTCCCGTGGCCGTTGAATCTCAAGCACCGGACTGAAGCTAGCCGTGACACCGCTGTTGTCATCATGAATAGTGTCACTCTTGTTGATGCCTTCCTCGATGCT AACAAGTGGATGGAACTGTTTCCCACAATTGTTTCTAGAGCAAAAACGGTGCAAATAATATCTTCAAATGCTTCTGGCCATGCAAGCGGGTCTCTGCAGCTG ATGTATGCGGAATTCCAAGTTCTTTCTCCATTGGTATCGACTCGTGAGACTCATTTCCTTCGGTACTGTCAACATAACGCTGAGGAGGGAACGTGGGGCATTGTTGACTTCCCAATCGATAGCTTTCAGCAGAACCTGCACCCTTCTTATCCCAGATACTGCAGGCGACCCTCTGGCTGTCTCATTCAAGATATGCCAAATGGATATTCAAGGGTAACATGGATTGAGCATgcagaagtagaagagaaacccGTGCATCAGATATTCAGCAACTATGTTTACAGTGGTATGGCTTTTGGTGCACAGCGGTGGTTGGGTGTTTTGCAGAGACAATGTGAGAGGGTTGCAAGCCTCATGGCCAGAAACATTTCAGATCTTGGAGTGATACACTCACCAGAAGCTAGAAAGAACTTGATGAAACTTGCACAGAGGATGATACGAACGTTCAGCCTCAACATGAGCACGTCAAGTGGTCAATCATGGACTGCAATATCAGATTCCCCTGAAGATACCGTTAGAATCACCACCAGGAAGATCACAGAGCCTGGTCAACCCAACGGTGTCATTCTGGGTGCTGTTTCAACCACTTGGCTTCCCTATTCCCACACCAAGGTCTTCGATCTGTTACGCGATGAACGCCACAGATCTCAGATGGATGCTCTTTCCAATGGGAATTCACTCAATGAAGTTGCTCACATTGCAAATGGTTCCCATCCAGGAAACTGCATTTCCCTTCTCCGCATCAAT GTTGCGAGCAACTCATCGCAGAACGTGGAGCTAATGCTGCAAGAGAGCTGTACGGACCAATCAGGGAGTGTGGTGGTGTACACTACCATTGCTGTGGACTCCATTCAGGTAGCCATGAGCGGAGAGGATCCTTCATGCATTGCGCTTCTCCCACAAGGCTTCATTATAACGCCAATGCCGCCATCAAGCAACAACTCATCCTCTTCTGAAGCTCTTATCAATGAACATGGCTGCCTCCTCACCGTTGGCCTCCAGATTCTAGCTAGCACCATTCCCTCCGCCAAGCTCAACCTGTCCAGCGTCACCTCCATCACCAACCACCTCTGCAGCACCGTGCACCAGATCGAAGCCTCTCTTTGCAACACCGCCAACAATGAGCCaaccaccaccactgcacctcccaAAACAGTGAACTAA
- the LOC112747436 gene encoding homeobox-leucine zipper protein HDG5-like isoform X1, whose protein sequence is MRMSRLPPLKKLFLLNIKRKKEEAARMYGDCQVMSTMGGNVVVNSSETLFSSPIQNNSFTFMPTMHFHHSFPTMEEDGILRGKEEIMESGSGSEQVEDKSGNEQETDQQQPQNKKKRYHRHTARQIHEMEALFKECQHPDDKQRLKLSHELGLKPRQVKFWFQNRRTQMKAQQDRAENVILRAENETLKNENYRLQASLRSVICPNCGGPGIMGADLGLDEQQLRIENARLREELERVCCLTSRYSGRPIQTMAPAPALMAPSLDLDMNIYPRHYVDPTIPPCTEMIPVPMLPPEASQFPEGGLLMEEEKSLAMDLAASSMAELVKMCHANEPLWIRGCDGDREVLNFEEHGRLFPWPLNLKHRTEASRDTAVVIMNSVTLVDAFLDANKWMELFPTIVSRAKTVQIISSNASGHASGSLQLMYAEFQVLSPLVSTRETHFLRYCQHNAEEGTWGIVDFPIDSFQQNLHPSYPRYCRRPSGCLIQDMPNGYSRVTWIEHAEVEEKPVHQIFSNYVYSGMAFGAQRWLGVLQRQCERVASLMARNISDLGVIHSPEARKNLMKLAQRMIRTFSLNMSTSSGQSWTAISDSPEDTVRITTRKITEPGQPNGVILGAVSTTWLPYSHTKVFDLLRDERHRSQMDALSNGNSLNEVAHIANGSHPGNCISLLRINVASNSSQNVELMLQESCTDQSGSVVVYTTIAVDSIQVAMSGEDPSCIALLPQGFIITPMPPSSNNSSSSEALINEHGCLLTVGLQILASTIPSAKLNLSSVTSITNHLCSTVHQIEASLCNTANNEPTTTTAPPKTVN, encoded by the exons ATGAGAATGTCCC GTTTGCCTCCACTGAAGAAACTTTTTCTCCTCaacataaaaagaaagaaagaagaagcagcaagaaTGTATGGGGATTGCCAAGTAATGTCTACAATGGGAGGCAACGTAGTTGTAAACTCATCAGAAACACTTTTCTCTTCTCCGATCCAAAACAACAGCTTCACCTTCATGCCTACCATGCATTTTCATCACTCTTTTCCCACCATG GAAGAAGACGGGATCTTGAGAGGGAAGGAAGAGATCATGGAGAGCGGTTCAGGGAGCGAACAAGTTGAAGACAAGTCAGGGAATGAGCAAGAGACTGATCAACAACAGCCTCAGAATAAGAAGAAACGTTACCACAGGCACACTGCACGCCAGATCCATGAGATGGAAGC tttgTTCAAGGAATGTCAACACCCGGATGATAAGCAACGGCTGAAACTTAGCCATGAACTCGGCCTTAAACCGCGCCAGGTTAAGTTCTGGTTCCAGAACCGCCGAACGCAGATGAAG GCACAACAAGATCGAGCTGAAAATGTGATTCTAAGAGCGGAGAATGAGACTCTAAAGAATGAGAATTATCGTCTACAAGCATCACTGCGTAGTGTTATATGTCCCAATTGTGGTGGTCCAGGAATAATGGGAGCTGATCTTGGCTTGGATGAACAACAACTTCGCATTGAAAATGCCAGGTTAAGAGAGGAG TTGGAACGTGTGTGCTGCCTGACATCAAGATACAGCGGGCGTCCAATCCAAACAATGGCACCAGCACCAGCACTGATGGCCCCATCACTGGACTTGGACATGAACATCTACCCAAGGCACTACGTTGATCCCACCATTCCCCCGTGCACCGAGATGATTCCTGTTCCAATGCTTCCCCCGGAAGCTTCTCAGTTCCCGGAGGGCGGTCTCTTAATGGAAGAGGAGAAGTCTCTGGCCATGGACCTTGCCGCCTCTTCCATGGCCGAGCTTGTCAAGATGTGCCATGCTAACGAGCCGCTTTGGATCCGTGGCTGCGACGGCGATAGGGAAGTTCTTAACTTTGAGGAGCACGGCAGGCTGTTCCCGTGGCCGTTGAATCTCAAGCACCGGACTGAAGCTAGCCGTGACACCGCTGTTGTCATCATGAATAGTGTCACTCTTGTTGATGCCTTCCTCGATGCT AACAAGTGGATGGAACTGTTTCCCACAATTGTTTCTAGAGCAAAAACGGTGCAAATAATATCTTCAAATGCTTCTGGCCATGCAAGCGGGTCTCTGCAGCTG ATGTATGCGGAATTCCAAGTTCTTTCTCCATTGGTATCGACTCGTGAGACTCATTTCCTTCGGTACTGTCAACATAACGCTGAGGAGGGAACGTGGGGCATTGTTGACTTCCCAATCGATAGCTTTCAGCAGAACCTGCACCCTTCTTATCCCAGATACTGCAGGCGACCCTCTGGCTGTCTCATTCAAGATATGCCAAATGGATATTCAAGGGTAACATGGATTGAGCATgcagaagtagaagagaaacccGTGCATCAGATATTCAGCAACTATGTTTACAGTGGTATGGCTTTTGGTGCACAGCGGTGGTTGGGTGTTTTGCAGAGACAATGTGAGAGGGTTGCAAGCCTCATGGCCAGAAACATTTCAGATCTTGGAGTGATACACTCACCAGAAGCTAGAAAGAACTTGATGAAACTTGCACAGAGGATGATACGAACGTTCAGCCTCAACATGAGCACGTCAAGTGGTCAATCATGGACTGCAATATCAGATTCCCCTGAAGATACCGTTAGAATCACCACCAGGAAGATCACAGAGCCTGGTCAACCCAACGGTGTCATTCTGGGTGCTGTTTCAACCACTTGGCTTCCCTATTCCCACACCAAGGTCTTCGATCTGTTACGCGATGAACGCCACAGATCTCAGATGGATGCTCTTTCCAATGGGAATTCACTCAATGAAGTTGCTCACATTGCAAATGGTTCCCATCCAGGAAACTGCATTTCCCTTCTCCGCATCAAT GTTGCGAGCAACTCATCGCAGAACGTGGAGCTAATGCTGCAAGAGAGCTGTACGGACCAATCAGGGAGTGTGGTGGTGTACACTACCATTGCTGTGGACTCCATTCAGGTAGCCATGAGCGGAGAGGATCCTTCATGCATTGCGCTTCTCCCACAAGGCTTCATTATAACGCCAATGCCGCCATCAAGCAACAACTCATCCTCTTCTGAAGCTCTTATCAATGAACATGGCTGCCTCCTCACCGTTGGCCTCCAGATTCTAGCTAGCACCATTCCCTCCGCCAAGCTCAACCTGTCCAGCGTCACCTCCATCACCAACCACCTCTGCAGCACCGTGCACCAGATCGAAGCCTCTCTTTGCAACACCGCCAACAATGAGCCaaccaccaccactgcacctcccaAAACAGTGAACTAA
- the LOC112747436 gene encoding homeobox-leucine zipper protein HDG5-like isoform X3 codes for MYGDCQVMSTMGGNVVVNSSETLFSSPIQNNSFTFMPTMHFHHSFPTMKEEDGILRGKEEIMESGSGSEQVEDKSGNEQETDQQQPQNKKKRYHRHTARQIHEMEALFKECQHPDDKQRLKLSHELGLKPRQVKFWFQNRRTQMKAQQDRAENVILRAENETLKNENYRLQASLRSVICPNCGGPGIMGADLGLDEQQLRIENARLREELERVCCLTSRYSGRPIQTMAPAPALMAPSLDLDMNIYPRHYVDPTIPPCTEMIPVPMLPPEASQFPEGGLLMEEEKSLAMDLAASSMAELVKMCHANEPLWIRGCDGDREVLNFEEHGRLFPWPLNLKHRTEASRDTAVVIMNSVTLVDAFLDANKWMELFPTIVSRAKTVQIISSNASGHASGSLQLMYAEFQVLSPLVSTRETHFLRYCQHNAEEGTWGIVDFPIDSFQQNLHPSYPRYCRRPSGCLIQDMPNGYSRVTWIEHAEVEEKPVHQIFSNYVYSGMAFGAQRWLGVLQRQCERVASLMARNISDLGVIHSPEARKNLMKLAQRMIRTFSLNMSTSSGQSWTAISDSPEDTVRITTRKITEPGQPNGVILGAVSTTWLPYSHTKVFDLLRDERHRSQMDALSNGNSLNEVAHIANGSHPGNCISLLRINVASNSSQNVELMLQESCTDQSGSVVVYTTIAVDSIQVAMSGEDPSCIALLPQGFIITPMPPSSNNSSSSEALINEHGCLLTVGLQILASTIPSAKLNLSSVTSITNHLCSTVHQIEASLCNTANNEPTTTTAPPKTVN; via the exons aTGTATGGGGATTGCCAAGTAATGTCTACAATGGGAGGCAACGTAGTTGTAAACTCATCAGAAACACTTTTCTCTTCTCCGATCCAAAACAACAGCTTCACCTTCATGCCTACCATGCATTTTCATCACTCTTTTCCCACCATG AAGGAAGAAGACGGGATCTTGAGAGGGAAGGAAGAGATCATGGAGAGCGGTTCAGGGAGCGAACAAGTTGAAGACAAGTCAGGGAATGAGCAAGAGACTGATCAACAACAGCCTCAGAATAAGAAGAAACGTTACCACAGGCACACTGCACGCCAGATCCATGAGATGGAAGC tttgTTCAAGGAATGTCAACACCCGGATGATAAGCAACGGCTGAAACTTAGCCATGAACTCGGCCTTAAACCGCGCCAGGTTAAGTTCTGGTTCCAGAACCGCCGAACGCAGATGAAG GCACAACAAGATCGAGCTGAAAATGTGATTCTAAGAGCGGAGAATGAGACTCTAAAGAATGAGAATTATCGTCTACAAGCATCACTGCGTAGTGTTATATGTCCCAATTGTGGTGGTCCAGGAATAATGGGAGCTGATCTTGGCTTGGATGAACAACAACTTCGCATTGAAAATGCCAGGTTAAGAGAGGAG TTGGAACGTGTGTGCTGCCTGACATCAAGATACAGCGGGCGTCCAATCCAAACAATGGCACCAGCACCAGCACTGATGGCCCCATCACTGGACTTGGACATGAACATCTACCCAAGGCACTACGTTGATCCCACCATTCCCCCGTGCACCGAGATGATTCCTGTTCCAATGCTTCCCCCGGAAGCTTCTCAGTTCCCGGAGGGCGGTCTCTTAATGGAAGAGGAGAAGTCTCTGGCCATGGACCTTGCCGCCTCTTCCATGGCCGAGCTTGTCAAGATGTGCCATGCTAACGAGCCGCTTTGGATCCGTGGCTGCGACGGCGATAGGGAAGTTCTTAACTTTGAGGAGCACGGCAGGCTGTTCCCGTGGCCGTTGAATCTCAAGCACCGGACTGAAGCTAGCCGTGACACCGCTGTTGTCATCATGAATAGTGTCACTCTTGTTGATGCCTTCCTCGATGCT AACAAGTGGATGGAACTGTTTCCCACAATTGTTTCTAGAGCAAAAACGGTGCAAATAATATCTTCAAATGCTTCTGGCCATGCAAGCGGGTCTCTGCAGCTG ATGTATGCGGAATTCCAAGTTCTTTCTCCATTGGTATCGACTCGTGAGACTCATTTCCTTCGGTACTGTCAACATAACGCTGAGGAGGGAACGTGGGGCATTGTTGACTTCCCAATCGATAGCTTTCAGCAGAACCTGCACCCTTCTTATCCCAGATACTGCAGGCGACCCTCTGGCTGTCTCATTCAAGATATGCCAAATGGATATTCAAGGGTAACATGGATTGAGCATgcagaagtagaagagaaacccGTGCATCAGATATTCAGCAACTATGTTTACAGTGGTATGGCTTTTGGTGCACAGCGGTGGTTGGGTGTTTTGCAGAGACAATGTGAGAGGGTTGCAAGCCTCATGGCCAGAAACATTTCAGATCTTGGAGTGATACACTCACCAGAAGCTAGAAAGAACTTGATGAAACTTGCACAGAGGATGATACGAACGTTCAGCCTCAACATGAGCACGTCAAGTGGTCAATCATGGACTGCAATATCAGATTCCCCTGAAGATACCGTTAGAATCACCACCAGGAAGATCACAGAGCCTGGTCAACCCAACGGTGTCATTCTGGGTGCTGTTTCAACCACTTGGCTTCCCTATTCCCACACCAAGGTCTTCGATCTGTTACGCGATGAACGCCACAGATCTCAGATGGATGCTCTTTCCAATGGGAATTCACTCAATGAAGTTGCTCACATTGCAAATGGTTCCCATCCAGGAAACTGCATTTCCCTTCTCCGCATCAAT GTTGCGAGCAACTCATCGCAGAACGTGGAGCTAATGCTGCAAGAGAGCTGTACGGACCAATCAGGGAGTGTGGTGGTGTACACTACCATTGCTGTGGACTCCATTCAGGTAGCCATGAGCGGAGAGGATCCTTCATGCATTGCGCTTCTCCCACAAGGCTTCATTATAACGCCAATGCCGCCATCAAGCAACAACTCATCCTCTTCTGAAGCTCTTATCAATGAACATGGCTGCCTCCTCACCGTTGGCCTCCAGATTCTAGCTAGCACCATTCCCTCCGCCAAGCTCAACCTGTCCAGCGTCACCTCCATCACCAACCACCTCTGCAGCACCGTGCACCAGATCGAAGCCTCTCTTTGCAACACCGCCAACAATGAGCCaaccaccaccactgcacctcccaAAACAGTGAACTAA